Proteins encoded within one genomic window of Chlorobaculum sp. MV4-Y:
- a CDS encoding vitamin B12-dependent ribonucleotide reductase codes for MKIARLFTSPGENVYDRFDYTLRTSVLRNPDGSKVFEMNDVEVPVSWSQVAADILAQKYFRKTGVPQRDAEGNLMIGADGQPVTGSENSIKQVAHRMVGCWQDWGRKHNYFDTEEDAQAFYDEVVYMLLAQMAAPNSPQWFNTGLQFAYGINGPAQGHFYVDPVTGETKESEDAYSRPQAHACFIQSVKDDLVNDGGIFDLAIREARVFKFGSGSGTNYSNLRGSGEKLSGGGSSSGLMSFLKIFDSAAGAIKSGGTTRRAAKMVIVDIDHPDIEKFIEWKAKEEDKVAAMVAGSKICSRFLKAIVDEALKGGTDRQENEMLDTLIRNALHRGVPMSYILRVLALVEQGYTSLNFEEYDTHYESEAYQTVGGQNSNNSVRVTNEFMKAVQNDEMWVLRERTTGKDARAVRAKDLWEKIVMSAWKCADPGLQFDSTINEWHTCPKSGRINASNPCSEYMFLDDTACNLASLNLAHFLDEESGKVKITELQHASALWTVVLEISVLMAHFPSAEIARLSYEFRTLGLGFANLGRVLMVLGIPYDSPRGLAIAGGIAALMTGQAYVTSADMAKDLGPFARYRENSDDMLRVIRNHRRAAINSSEDDYEGLVIKPRGIDSEYCPKELFEAAGKVWDEALKRGKKHGFRNAQVSVIAPTGTIGLVMDCDTTGIEPEFAIVKFKKLAGGGYFKIVNQSVHKALSRLGYSDKQIEEIEKYCKGHGTLRGCPGINQQWLKSRGFTDEKIDAVEKQLESVFDIRFAFNKWIIGEEFCHSLGFTEEQLNEPSFDMLSELGASEADIEAANDYVCGTMMIEGAPHLKPEHLPVFDCASTCGRKGKRYINHMAHVHMMSAVQPFISGAISKTVNMPASATTAEIGEVYEAAWQSMVKAITIYRDGSKLSQPLNISSISPLDEVIMLGTEEDLDETKGPKEVQEHIVERVYHRSERRMLPKRRKGYIREAYVGGHKVFLRTGEYEDGSLGEIFIDMYKEGASFKGLLNCFAVLASKALQYGMPLEELVDSFTFTRFEPAGAVQGHNAIKNSTSILDYVFRSIGYDYLGRKDFVHVKAVDEVPEVPANGNGNGHAAKAKASEPELAVHAPKHHADDHGILKSQAAQAKVQGYTGEQCENCGSVRVKQNGTCKVCEDCGMTTGCS; via the coding sequence ATGAAAATCGCCCGCCTGTTCACTTCCCCTGGTGAAAACGTCTATGACCGTTTCGACTACACGCTCAGAACCTCCGTGCTTCGCAATCCCGATGGCTCGAAGGTCTTTGAGATGAACGATGTCGAAGTGCCGGTTTCGTGGTCGCAGGTTGCCGCCGACATTCTCGCGCAGAAATATTTCCGCAAGACCGGCGTGCCGCAGCGCGACGCTGAGGGGAACCTCATGATCGGCGCGGACGGCCAGCCGGTGACCGGCAGCGAGAACTCCATCAAGCAGGTGGCGCACCGCATGGTGGGCTGCTGGCAGGATTGGGGCCGCAAGCACAATTACTTCGACACCGAGGAGGATGCGCAGGCGTTTTATGACGAGGTGGTGTACATGCTGCTCGCGCAGATGGCGGCGCCGAACTCGCCGCAGTGGTTCAACACCGGTCTCCAGTTCGCCTACGGCATCAACGGCCCGGCGCAGGGGCACTTCTACGTCGATCCGGTGACCGGCGAGACGAAAGAGTCCGAGGACGCCTACTCCCGCCCGCAGGCGCACGCCTGTTTCATCCAGTCGGTCAAGGACGATCTGGTCAACGACGGCGGCATTTTCGACCTCGCCATCCGCGAGGCGCGCGTCTTCAAGTTTGGCAGTGGCTCGGGCACCAACTATTCGAACCTGCGTGGATCGGGCGAAAAGCTCAGCGGCGGCGGCAGCTCGTCGGGCCTGATGAGCTTCCTGAAAATCTTCGACTCTGCGGCTGGCGCGATCAAATCCGGCGGCACCACGCGCCGCGCGGCCAAGATGGTCATCGTCGATATCGATCATCCGGACATTGAAAAGTTCATCGAGTGGAAGGCGAAAGAGGAGGACAAGGTGGCCGCGATGGTTGCTGGTTCCAAGATCTGCTCGCGCTTCCTGAAAGCGATTGTCGATGAGGCGCTCAAGGGCGGCACCGACCGGCAGGAGAACGAGATGCTCGACACGCTCATTCGTAACGCCCTGCATCGCGGTGTGCCGATGAGCTATATCCTGCGTGTGCTGGCGCTGGTCGAGCAGGGCTACACCTCGCTCAATTTCGAGGAGTACGACACGCACTACGAGTCCGAGGCGTACCAGACCGTCGGCGGCCAGAACTCCAACAACAGCGTCCGCGTGACCAACGAGTTCATGAAGGCCGTGCAGAACGACGAAATGTGGGTGCTCCGCGAGCGCACCACCGGCAAGGATGCCCGCGCTGTGCGTGCCAAGGACCTCTGGGAGAAGATCGTGATGAGTGCCTGGAAGTGCGCCGATCCGGGCTTGCAGTTCGACTCGACCATCAACGAATGGCACACCTGCCCGAAGAGCGGCCGCATCAATGCCAGCAACCCGTGCTCGGAGTACATGTTCCTCGACGATACGGCCTGCAACCTCGCCAGCCTCAACCTCGCGCACTTTCTCGACGAGGAGAGCGGCAAGGTCAAGATCACCGAACTTCAGCACGCTTCGGCGCTCTGGACGGTGGTGCTTGAAATCTCGGTGCTGATGGCGCACTTCCCGTCGGCGGAGATCGCCCGCCTGAGCTACGAGTTCCGCACGCTGGGCCTCGGTTTCGCCAACCTCGGGCGCGTCCTGATGGTGCTCGGTATTCCCTACGACTCGCCGCGCGGCCTTGCCATTGCGGGTGGCATCGCGGCGCTCATGACCGGTCAGGCCTACGTTACCTCTGCCGACATGGCCAAAGACCTCGGCCCGTTCGCCCGCTATCGCGAGAACAGCGACGACATGCTGCGCGTCATCCGCAACCACCGCCGCGCGGCGATCAACAGCTCGGAGGACGATTACGAAGGGCTGGTGATCAAACCTCGCGGAATCGATTCGGAATATTGCCCGAAGGAGCTGTTCGAGGCTGCCGGAAAGGTGTGGGACGAGGCGCTCAAGCGCGGCAAGAAGCACGGCTTCCGCAACGCGCAGGTGAGCGTCATCGCGCCGACCGGCACCATCGGCCTTGTTATGGATTGCGACACCACCGGCATCGAGCCGGAGTTCGCTATTGTCAAGTTCAAGAAACTTGCGGGCGGCGGCTACTTCAAGATCGTCAACCAGTCGGTGCACAAGGCGCTTTCCCGCCTCGGCTACTCCGACAAGCAGATCGAGGAGATCGAGAAGTACTGCAAGGGCCACGGTACCCTGCGCGGATGCCCCGGCATCAACCAGCAGTGGCTCAAGAGCCGCGGCTTTACCGACGAAAAGATCGATGCGGTCGAAAAGCAGCTCGAAAGCGTCTTCGACATCCGCTTCGCCTTCAACAAATGGATCATCGGCGAGGAGTTCTGCCACTCCCTCGGCTTCACCGAAGAGCAGCTCAACGAACCCTCGTTCGACATGCTGAGCGAGCTTGGCGCGAGTGAGGCGGACATCGAGGCGGCTAATGACTACGTCTGCGGCACTATGATGATCGAGGGCGCGCCGCACCTCAAGCCGGAGCACCTGCCGGTCTTCGACTGCGCCAGCACCTGCGGACGCAAGGGCAAGCGTTACATCAACCACATGGCCCATGTGCACATGATGTCCGCCGTGCAGCCCTTCATCTCCGGCGCGATCTCCAAGACGGTCAATATGCCCGCCAGCGCCACCACCGCTGAAATCGGCGAGGTTTACGAAGCCGCATGGCAGTCGATGGTCAAGGCGATCACGATTTACCGCGACGGCTCCAAGCTTTCGCAGCCGCTCAACATTTCCAGCATTTCGCCGCTCGACGAGGTGATCATGCTCGGCACCGAGGAGGATCTGGACGAAACCAAGGGGCCGAAGGAGGTGCAGGAGCACATCGTCGAGCGGGTCTATCACCGCTCCGAGCGCCGTATGCTGCCGAAGCGCCGTAAGGGGTACATCCGCGAGGCGTATGTCGGCGGCCACAAGGTGTTCCTCAGAACCGGAGAGTATGAAGACGGCTCGCTGGGCGAAATCTTCATCGACATGTACAAGGAGGGCGCGTCGTTCAAGGGCCTGCTCAACTGCTTCGCCGTGCTTGCCTCCAAGGCGCTCCAGTACGGAATGCCGCTCGAAGAGCTGGTGGACAGCTTCACCTTCACCCGCTTCGAGCCTGCTGGCGCGGTGCAGGGCCACAACGCCATCAAGAACTCGACCTCGATTCTCGACTACGTTTTCCGCTCCATCGGCTACGACTACCTTGGTCGCAAGGATTTCGTGCACGTGAAGGCTGTCGATGAGGTGCCGGAAGTACCGGCCAATGGCAACGGCAACGGCCACGCAGCGAAGGCAAAAGCCTCGGAGCCGGAACTCGCCGTCCACGCCCCAAAGCACCACGCCGACGACCACGGTATCCTGAAAAGCCAGGCCGCCCAGGCTAAAGTGCAAGGCTACACCGGCGAGCAGTGCGAAAATTGCGGATCGGTTAGAGTGAAGCAGAACGGCACATGCAAAGTGTGCGAAGACTGCGGAATGACGACGGGTTGTTCGTGA
- a CDS encoding NAD-dependent epimerase/dehydratase family protein, which produces MTKTVLITGASGFIGSHLVRRCLRDGYRVKALVRKGNACIPSLRASGVEVVEGDVRDADSVDVAVHGCDLVIHAAALTSDWGPMQDFIDINVGGTRNVCEASLRHGVGRLVHVSSFECFEHHLLGRIDEQTPCMTRRQSYPDTKIGGTNEVWAAMKRGLSASILYPVWVYGPGDRTLFPILADAIRKRQAFFWARNAPISMIYIDNLTDLTMLAATRPEAVGEAFMACDGEAITFEEVCRRVAVAIGSPVPSLHLPFGMVRAVAGVMEFVWRIAGSEKRPLLTRQAVDVLTSRAEVDVSKARKTLGWQSLVPQDEGIRRTLDWLLTVDPSQWKVK; this is translated from the coding sequence ATGACCAAGACAGTCCTTATTACCGGAGCTTCAGGGTTTATCGGGTCGCATCTGGTGAGGCGATGTTTGCGGGACGGGTATCGCGTGAAGGCGCTGGTGCGGAAGGGGAATGCGTGCATTCCGTCGCTGCGCGCCTCCGGGGTCGAGGTGGTCGAGGGGGATGTGCGTGATGCAGATTCGGTCGATGTTGCGGTGCACGGGTGCGATCTGGTGATCCATGCCGCCGCGCTGACTTCCGACTGGGGGCCGATGCAGGATTTTATCGACATCAACGTCGGAGGTACGCGCAACGTGTGCGAAGCATCGCTTCGGCACGGCGTTGGGCGGCTGGTGCATGTCAGCTCGTTCGAGTGCTTCGAGCACCACCTGCTTGGCCGTATCGATGAACAGACGCCCTGCATGACGCGCAGGCAATCCTATCCCGATACGAAAATCGGTGGCACAAACGAGGTCTGGGCAGCTATGAAACGGGGGCTTTCAGCGAGCATTCTCTATCCAGTGTGGGTCTATGGCCCCGGCGACCGGACGCTGTTTCCGATTCTGGCCGATGCGATCCGCAAGCGTCAGGCATTCTTCTGGGCGCGCAACGCGCCGATCAGCATGATCTATATCGACAATCTCACCGATCTGACGATGTTGGCCGCTACCCGTCCGGAAGCCGTTGGCGAGGCGTTCATGGCTTGCGACGGTGAAGCGATCACTTTCGAGGAGGTGTGCCGGCGCGTTGCCGTGGCGATAGGTTCGCCGGTGCCGTCGCTTCACCTCCCGTTCGGCATGGTTCGGGCCGTCGCCGGGGTGATGGAGTTTGTCTGGCGGATTGCCGGAAGCGAAAAGCGCCCACTCCTGACCCGGCAGGCGGTCGATGTGCTCACCTCACGTGCGGAGGTTGATGTGTCGAAAGCCCGCAAGACGCTTGGCTGGCAAAGCCTCGTGCCGCAGGATGAGGGTATCCGGCGTACGCTCGACTGGCTGCTGACGGTCGATCCGTCGCAGTGGAAGGTGAAATAA